In the Maridesulfovibrio ferrireducens genome, one interval contains:
- a CDS encoding efflux RND transporter periplasmic adaptor subunit, with protein MNFKFRKTVEVKKLPCRRFVLFFMFVSLAFVAGCFGDEDEKAAEQQAVPVKVYKVTEQSFPVKGEYVAQIEAKKTVEIRSRVEGYLKARHFDEGQIVTKGQLLFVIDPRPYEETLKQAEAELARSVATLNKANTDYKRFKTLFDQGAVSRDEFDTRVTDKQVLEAQLNNAKSSVKQASLNVDFTSIYAPMEGIIGKTQVNLGALVAKESSLLATVSAVDPVYVNFSIPEKEYLFAIKEIEEKRNQDLPARSKTLRIILADGKFYDHNGTFSMADRAVDPSTGTLSLRAVFPNPEKMLRDGQYAKIVALLKEFQNALVVPARAILDVQGRKSILTVSSNGTVVENAVTIDYSNDQSAVIGKGIKDGDLIIADGVNKIRPGTLVAPEIVTPKNTK; from the coding sequence GTGAATTTTAAATTTCGCAAGACTGTAGAAGTAAAAAAATTACCCTGCAGACGGTTTGTTTTGTTTTTTATGTTTGTTTCACTCGCTTTTGTTGCCGGATGCTTTGGTGATGAAGATGAGAAAGCCGCTGAGCAACAGGCTGTTCCGGTAAAAGTTTATAAAGTAACCGAACAGAGTTTTCCTGTTAAAGGTGAATACGTAGCTCAGATTGAAGCTAAAAAGACCGTCGAAATTCGTTCACGGGTTGAAGGGTATCTTAAAGCGCGTCACTTTGATGAAGGTCAGATTGTTACGAAGGGACAACTACTTTTCGTGATTGATCCTAGGCCTTACGAAGAAACTTTGAAGCAGGCAGAAGCTGAATTGGCTCGTAGTGTGGCGACCCTCAATAAGGCGAATACTGACTACAAAAGATTTAAAACTTTGTTTGATCAAGGTGCGGTCAGTCGTGATGAATTCGACACCCGGGTAACCGATAAGCAGGTTCTTGAAGCTCAGCTCAATAATGCCAAGTCTTCCGTTAAGCAGGCAAGTCTGAATGTTGATTTTACAAGTATTTATGCACCTATGGAAGGAATTATCGGGAAGACTCAGGTCAACCTTGGGGCATTGGTTGCGAAAGAATCTTCATTGCTTGCTACAGTTTCTGCTGTAGATCCTGTGTATGTAAATTTCAGTATTCCCGAAAAAGAATATCTTTTTGCAATTAAAGAGATTGAAGAAAAAAGAAATCAGGATTTACCCGCGCGTAGTAAGACTCTTCGAATCATTCTCGCTGACGGTAAGTTTTATGATCATAACGGAACATTCAGCATGGCAGATAGAGCTGTGGACCCTTCAACCGGAACACTTAGTTTGCGCGCAGTTTTTCCGAATCCTGAGAAAATGCTGAGAGATGGGCAGTATGCAAAGATTGTTGCTTTGCTTAAAGAATTTCAAAATGCGTTAGTTGTTCCTGCAAGAGCTATTTTAGATGTTCAGGGTCGTAAATCGATTCTGACTGTATCTTCCAATGGAACTGTTGTTGAAAATGCGGTAACGATTGATTATTCAAATGATCAGAGTGCTGTTATTGGAAAGGGCATCAAGGACGGAGATCTGATTATTGCTGACGGTGTTAACAAAATCAGGCCGGGAACATTGGTTGCTCCGGAGATTGTAACTCCTAAGAATACTAAATAA
- a CDS encoding late competence development ComFB family protein, producing the protein MLTFNEFFKSGDIVNLSEQAVYDEIKAFIDLQEVEFCQCDKCLFDIACVVLNAIPSLYSSSVVDRNYPSADFSVEYEHLRKLAKEEIPGAIARVKTRLHH; encoded by the coding sequence ATGTTGACATTTAATGAGTTTTTTAAATCAGGCGATATTGTAAATTTAAGCGAACAAGCTGTTTATGATGAGATTAAAGCTTTCATTGATCTGCAAGAAGTTGAATTCTGCCAGTGTGATAAATGTCTCTTTGACATTGCCTGTGTCGTTTTGAATGCTATTCCGAGTCTTTATTCATCAAGTGTTGTTGATAGAAATTATCCAAGTGCAGATTTTTCTGTGGAGTATGAACACTTGCGTAAGTTGGCAAAAGAAGAAATTCCCGGCGCTATTGCGCGGGTGAAGACCAGACTGCATCATTAG
- a CDS encoding GGDEF domain-containing response regulator → MEKVLIVDASKVTALFIKRTLEHAGFECDTAHSLEQAAELISQNEYFVGLSSLIYEGHEAGDGIDLLTANGIPAIVVTASLDDNQLKDILKKNIVDYVLKRPEHSEYIVRIVKRVFNNRKTKVMVVEDSITVRHWISAILIRQGLTVLEAANGEEACKIFADNPDIKLVLTDYTMPGMDGRELTAKLRLSSHMDELSIIVLSSDENSRTAPLFLKTGANDFIHKSASVEEILCRVNSNLEMLELLEESRDRANKDFLTGMWNRRYFFEHAEPMFVEAEDNDKLLSIVMLDIDHFKNVNDTYGHDVGDLVLKEFSSKIVEYFGSRGLASRFGGEEFTVLLEGVDSAELESYVDDFREMIEAFSMYCRHEKLKFTVSIGVTSNVKLGLDGMINRADILLYEAKTSGRNKVVCDPL, encoded by the coding sequence GTGGAAAAAGTTTTAATAGTCGATGCCAGCAAGGTTACAGCTCTTTTCATAAAAAGAACTTTGGAGCATGCCGGTTTTGAATGTGATACTGCACACAGCTTAGAACAGGCCGCTGAGTTGATCTCACAAAACGAATATTTTGTAGGGCTCAGCAGTTTGATTTATGAAGGGCATGAAGCTGGTGACGGGATTGATTTATTAACTGCAAACGGAATTCCTGCCATTGTGGTAACCGCCTCTCTTGATGATAACCAGCTCAAAGATATTCTAAAAAAGAATATAGTTGATTATGTCCTTAAAAGGCCTGAGCATTCGGAATATATAGTCCGTATAGTTAAGCGCGTTTTCAATAATAGAAAAACCAAGGTCATGGTGGTGGAGGATTCCATTACTGTGCGTCATTGGATTTCAGCTATTTTAATACGGCAGGGGCTTACCGTGCTTGAAGCGGCAAATGGTGAGGAAGCGTGTAAAATTTTTGCCGATAATCCCGATATAAAGCTGGTCTTGACAGATTATACCATGCCGGGGATGGATGGCCGGGAATTGACTGCAAAATTGCGGCTTAGTAGTCATATGGATGAACTCAGTATTATTGTTCTTTCCTCTGATGAAAATTCCCGAACAGCCCCTCTTTTTTTGAAAACCGGAGCAAATGACTTTATCCATAAGAGTGCAAGTGTCGAAGAGATTCTGTGCAGGGTTAATTCGAACTTGGAAATGCTGGAATTGCTCGAAGAATCACGTGACAGAGCAAATAAAGATTTTCTTACCGGGATGTGGAATAGACGTTATTTCTTCGAGCATGCAGAACCTATGTTTGTTGAAGCTGAAGATAATGACAAGTTGTTGAGTATTGTTATGCTTGATATTGATCATTTCAAAAACGTAAATGATACTTACGGTCATGATGTCGGTGATTTAGTCTTAAAAGAATTTTCATCTAAAATTGTTGAATATTTCGGGTCCAGAGGGCTTGCCTCCCGTTTCGGTGGCGAAGAGTTTACGGTTCTTCTTGAGGGTGTAGATTCAGCCGAGCTTGAAAGTTATGTGGATGATTTCAGGGAAATGATAGAAGCTTTTTCCATGTACTGTAGGCATGAAAAACTTAAATTTACCGTGTCCATCGGAGTTACTTCAAATGTAAAACTCGGTCTGGACGGAATGATTAACAGGGCTGACATTCTTTTATATGAAGCTAAAACTTCCGGAAGAAATAAGGTCGTTTGCGATCCACTATAG
- a CDS encoding putative zinc-binding protein — MLEKYETGFLVVACSGASKAGQAANGIAVKLDESGFSKMICLAAIGAGVDNCITMASNVQDLIIIDGCEKKCACKMLEKAGLHPVHEFCLTELGFVEPDDFEDPELIDELRKKIKLLFGQRRAESKYSICGCETCPRK; from the coding sequence ATGCTGGAAAAATATGAAACTGGATTTCTTGTTGTAGCATGCTCTGGAGCCTCAAAGGCCGGACAGGCCGCGAACGGTATTGCTGTAAAACTGGATGAAAGCGGTTTTTCAAAAATGATATGCCTTGCCGCAATCGGCGCAGGCGTTGATAACTGTATTACTATGGCTTCTAACGTTCAAGATCTCATAATTATAGATGGTTGTGAAAAAAAGTGTGCTTGTAAAATGCTTGAGAAGGCAGGGCTGCATCCCGTGCATGAATTTTGTTTAACTGAACTGGGATTTGTAGAACCAGATGACTTTGAAGATCCAGAGCTTATTGATGAACTTAGAAAAAAGATTAAGCTTTTGTTCGGGCAACGTCGCGCCGAGAGCAAGTATTCAATTTGCGGCTGCGAAACTTGTCCAAGAAAATGA
- a CDS encoding permease, with translation MEELNVKPCACSSGKKLEEIGTLGKVGKKEPEFFSGKILWAALTVAVVTWFALYSQLLSFSKYFSFKFLGLIPGSAIGETVQFFVYDTPKVLMLLGLVIFGIGIIRSYVTVEWTRKMLAGRRESVGNVMAALLGVVTPFCSCSAVPLFIGFVAGGVPLGVTFSFLISAPMVNEVALVLLYGMMGWKIATLYFVTGITIAIVAGWIIGRLGMEKHVEGWVKLATANPGGTLEAMSFEERVSFGLESVKEIVGKVWLYMVLGIAAGAAIHGYVPEGMMASIMGKGAWWAVPVSVLMGIPMYTNAAGVIPIVDALLGKGAALGTVLAFMMSVIALSFPEMVILRKVLKPKLIAVFVGVVAGGILIVGYIFNMII, from the coding sequence ATGGAAGAGTTGAATGTTAAGCCTTGTGCATGTTCATCAGGTAAAAAGCTGGAAGAAATAGGTACTCTTGGAAAAGTTGGGAAAAAAGAACCCGAATTCTTTTCTGGAAAAATTCTTTGGGCAGCGTTGACGGTAGCTGTTGTTACCTGGTTCGCGCTGTATTCACAGTTGCTGTCCTTCTCTAAATATTTTTCGTTTAAATTTTTAGGACTGATTCCGGGAAGTGCAATAGGTGAAACCGTACAGTTCTTTGTTTATGACACACCCAAGGTGTTGATGCTGCTTGGGCTGGTAATATTCGGTATTGGAATTATCCGTTCTTATGTCACGGTAGAATGGACGCGGAAGATGCTTGCCGGCCGCAGGGAGTCTGTCGGGAATGTTATGGCGGCTCTTCTTGGAGTTGTTACTCCTTTCTGTTCCTGTTCGGCTGTTCCTTTGTTTATTGGGTTTGTTGCCGGAGGCGTTCCTTTAGGTGTTACTTTTTCATTTCTTATTTCAGCGCCTATGGTTAACGAGGTCGCTCTGGTTCTTCTTTATGGAATGATGGGATGGAAGATTGCGACTTTGTACTTTGTAACCGGAATTACCATCGCCATTGTAGCCGGATGGATAATCGGTAGGCTGGGCATGGAGAAGCATGTTGAAGGCTGGGTGAAATTGGCAACTGCAAATCCAGGCGGGACATTGGAAGCGATGTCGTTTGAAGAACGCGTCAGCTTCGGTCTGGAGTCGGTTAAAGAGATTGTGGGTAAAGTCTGGTTGTACATGGTGCTTGGGATTGCGGCCGGGGCGGCTATCCACGGTTATGTTCCAGAGGGAATGATGGCCTCGATCATGGGCAAGGGCGCATGGTGGGCTGTTCCTGTTTCCGTATTGATGGGGATTCCCATGTACACAAATGCCGCCGGAGTTATTCCAATTGTGGATGCTCTTCTTGGTAAGGGAGCGGCTCTCGGAACTGTGCTTGCCTTCATGATGAGTGTCATCGCGCTTTCATTCCCTGAAATGGTGATTCTGAGAAAGGTGTTAAAGCCTAAGCTGATTGCTGTTTTTGTAGGAGTGGTTGCCGGAGGAATTTTGATTGTCGGATATATCTTCAATATGATTATTTAA
- a CDS encoding ArsR/SmtB family transcription factor, which translates to MNEYIEAKAKVFKALGHPSRLVIVEALCSGELCVCDIVPLVGRDISTVSKHLSLLKEAGILKDSKRGTKVYYSLLMDCVPGFLNCLSDFLGKRLEKQVKDYVSNSIKKL; encoded by the coding sequence GTGAATGAATATATTGAAGCTAAGGCGAAAGTGTTTAAAGCGTTGGGCCATCCTAGCAGGCTTGTGATTGTAGAAGCGCTTTGTTCTGGCGAGCTTTGCGTTTGTGATATTGTTCCGCTTGTGGGTCGCGATATTTCTACTGTCTCTAAGCACCTGTCCTTATTGAAAGAGGCGGGAATTCTTAAGGATAGTAAGCGCGGAACGAAGGTGTATTACAGCCTTTTGATGGACTGTGTGCCCGGTTTTCTGAATTGTCTGAGTGATTTTCTCGGGAAGAGGCTTGAAAAGCAGGTTAAAGATTACGTTTCAAACTCAATTAAGAAGCTATAA
- the queF gene encoding preQ(1) synthase — MKTTKSQDKTDALKTLGKGGATSYNYDSPSPEILEIFPNNFPGRPYIISIEFPEYTSLCPVTGQPDFANIIVEYIPDEVCVESKSFKLYMGAYRNHQSFMETITNNILDDFVSRLSPLWMRVKGIFSPRGGTCLHVFAEHYNEDSTQFAKVCDIVHEWKIESGRHRS; from the coding sequence ATGAAAACGACTAAAAGCCAAGACAAGACTGATGCATTGAAAACTCTCGGAAAGGGAGGCGCCACCAGTTATAACTATGATTCTCCCAGTCCTGAAATTCTTGAGATATTTCCGAATAATTTTCCGGGCAGGCCCTATATCATAAGCATAGAATTTCCTGAGTACACTTCGCTTTGTCCTGTAACCGGACAGCCTGACTTTGCGAATATCATCGTGGAATATATTCCTGACGAAGTGTGCGTTGAATCCAAAAGTTTTAAGCTTTATATGGGGGCATACCGTAATCATCAGTCTTTTATGGAAACAATTACCAATAATATTCTGGATGATTTTGTCAGCCGTCTTTCTCCACTGTGGATGAGAGTTAAAGGTATTTTTTCTCCGCGCGGCGGCACGTGTCTTCACGTTTTTGCAGAGCATTACAACGAAGACAGCACACAGTTTGCAAAGGTCTGTGATATTGTCCATGAGTGGAAAATCGAGTCTGGAAGACACCGTTCATAA